The following proteins are co-located in the Castanea sativa cultivar Marrone di Chiusa Pesio chromosome 8, ASM4071231v1 genome:
- the LOC142607783 gene encoding thioredoxin F-type, chloroplastic-like isoform X1, whose amino-acid sequence MALNLSLSAPPIRSPQQPLLRYSAKHTIVISSDRLSNPKGTVSRSSSRGVVTRVRSSLDTVGPTVKVGQVTEVDKNTFWPLVKAADDKTVVLDMYTQWCGPCKVMAPKFQELSQKYLDVVFLKLDCNQENKQPLAKELGIKVVPTFKILKDSKVVKEVTGAKFDDLVLAIEAVRSS is encoded by the exons ATGGCTctgaacctctctctctcagctcCACCTATTCGGTCCCCGCAACAACCTCTTCTCCGCTACTCCGCGAAGCACACGATCGTGATTTCCTCCGACAGACTCTCAAACCCAAAGGGCACCGTGAGTAGGAGCAGCAGCAGAGGAGTGGTGACGAGAGTGAGGTCGAGCTTGGACACTGTGGGACCCACAGTGAAAGTGGGACAAGTTACCGAGGTCGACAAGAACACCTTCTGGCCCCTCGTTAAGGCCGCCGACGACAAGACCGTTGTCCTCGATATGTACACCCAATG GTGTGGTCCATGCAAGGTGATGGCTCCAAAGTTTCAGGAACTGTCTCAGAAGTATCTTGACGTTGTATTTCTAAAGCTTGATTGCAACCAAGAAAATAAG CAGCCATTGGCAAAGGAGCTTGGGATAAAAGTTGTTCCTACTTTCAAGATTCTCAAGGACAGCAAGGTTGTAAAAGAAGTCACAGGGGCTAAATTTGATGATCTCGTCCTTGCAATCGAGGCTGTTAGATCTAGCTAG
- the LOC142607783 gene encoding thioredoxin F-type, chloroplastic-like isoform X2 codes for MALNLSLSAPPIRSPQQPLLRYSAKHTIVISSDRLSNPKGTVSRSSSRGVVTRVRSSLDTVGPTVKVGQVTEVDKNTFWPLVKAADDKTVVLDMYTQWCGPCKVMAPKFQELSQKYLDVVFLKLDCNQENKPLAKELGIKVVPTFKILKDSKVVKEVTGAKFDDLVLAIEAVRSS; via the exons ATGGCTctgaacctctctctctcagctcCACCTATTCGGTCCCCGCAACAACCTCTTCTCCGCTACTCCGCGAAGCACACGATCGTGATTTCCTCCGACAGACTCTCAAACCCAAAGGGCACCGTGAGTAGGAGCAGCAGCAGAGGAGTGGTGACGAGAGTGAGGTCGAGCTTGGACACTGTGGGACCCACAGTGAAAGTGGGACAAGTTACCGAGGTCGACAAGAACACCTTCTGGCCCCTCGTTAAGGCCGCCGACGACAAGACCGTTGTCCTCGATATGTACACCCAATG GTGTGGTCCATGCAAGGTGATGGCTCCAAAGTTTCAGGAACTGTCTCAGAAGTATCTTGACGTTGTATTTCTAAAGCTTGATTGCAACCAAGAAAATAAG CCATTGGCAAAGGAGCTTGGGATAAAAGTTGTTCCTACTTTCAAGATTCTCAAGGACAGCAAGGTTGTAAAAGAAGTCACAGGGGCTAAATTTGATGATCTCGTCCTTGCAATCGAGGCTGTTAGATCTAGCTAG